A portion of the Colius striatus isolate bColStr4 chromosome 1, bColStr4.1.hap1, whole genome shotgun sequence genome contains these proteins:
- the SMIM30 gene encoding small integral membrane protein 30, whose product MPSAENTSKLFLVLISMLLVLPVVEALDAGDTIAFLLGLAVSIIGFCACLGVYARKRNGQQ is encoded by the coding sequence ATGCCTTCTGCCGAGAACACCTCAAAACTTTTCCTGGTCCTCATTTcaatgctgctggtgctgccagtAGTTGAAGCTCTGGACGCAGGAGATACCATCGCCTTTCTGCTAGGCCTTGCTGTTAGCATCATCGGATTCTGTGCCTGCCTTGGCGTGTATGCAAGGAAAAGGAATGGGCAGCAGTGA